One window of Streptomyces sp. NBC_00273 genomic DNA carries:
- a CDS encoding CAP domain-containing protein has translation MQKHRKKTSYKKIVIGVGALAIVGVPTAAMACFDGQDDGNGRIRTASHQQQRPWQWQSTPSATPSTLAPVDAPLPSGAPSSSPSEASPSSSAEPTQPVVQPTPPAQPKPAKPPVATKKPQAPAPQPSKTAAPPASGDVAQVLALVNQERAAAGCQAVSLNAKLTKAAQDHSADMASHSNMSHTGSDGSDPGARITRAGYAWSTYGENVAYGYSTPEKVMEGWMNSQGHRENILNCSFKEIGIGLAQPGYYWTQDFGTAR, from the coding sequence ATGCAGAAGCATCGGAAGAAGACGTCCTACAAGAAAATAGTCATCGGCGTCGGCGCGCTCGCCATCGTGGGTGTTCCCACCGCCGCCATGGCCTGCTTCGACGGTCAGGACGACGGCAACGGCCGGATCCGGACCGCGAGCCACCAGCAGCAGCGCCCGTGGCAGTGGCAGTCCACCCCGTCGGCCACTCCGAGCACCCTGGCGCCCGTGGACGCACCGCTCCCGAGCGGAGCGCCGAGCAGCAGCCCCTCCGAGGCCTCCCCCAGCAGCTCCGCCGAGCCCACGCAGCCCGTCGTACAGCCCACGCCGCCCGCGCAGCCCAAGCCGGCGAAGCCGCCGGTCGCCACGAAGAAGCCGCAGGCGCCCGCGCCCCAGCCGTCGAAGACCGCCGCCCCGCCGGCCTCCGGCGACGTCGCCCAGGTCCTCGCGCTCGTCAACCAGGAGCGCGCCGCCGCCGGCTGCCAGGCCGTGTCCCTCAACGCGAAGCTCACGAAGGCCGCGCAGGACCACAGCGCCGACATGGCCTCCCACAGCAACATGTCCCACACCGGCTCCGACGGCTCGGACCCGGGCGCGCGGATCACCCGCGCCGGGTACGCGTGGAGCACGTACGGCGAGAACGTCGCTTACGGCTACAGCACTCCCGAGAAGGTCATGGAGGGCTGGATGAACAGCCAGGGCCACCGGGAGAACATCCTGAACTGCTCCTTCAAGGAGATCGGCATCGGCCTGGCACAGCCCGGCTACTACTGGACGCAGGACTTCGGCACGGCGCGCTGA
- a CDS encoding CAP domain-containing protein, with the protein MRTKNSRIRRVCAAAYTVPLLVLGGAATAIAVPAAAAAASASVTRSVQQSSPDEILALVNAEREKAGCEPLTVDPRLAAAAQAHADDMAANGLTAHTGSDGSSDLSRMEKAGYSPAGPSSENVSGPGHASSKSHVDGWMASTRGHRAAILNCTYKQTGIGTSGEYAVQLFAVQSR; encoded by the coding sequence ATGCGTACGAAGAACAGCCGGATCCGTCGCGTGTGCGCCGCCGCCTATACCGTCCCGCTGCTCGTGCTCGGCGGAGCGGCCACCGCGATCGCCGTCCCGGCGGCAGCCGCGGCGGCGTCGGCCTCCGTCACCCGCAGCGTGCAGCAGTCCTCGCCGGACGAGATCCTCGCACTGGTCAACGCCGAACGGGAGAAGGCGGGTTGCGAGCCCCTGACGGTGGATCCGCGGCTCGCGGCGGCCGCCCAGGCCCACGCCGACGACATGGCGGCGAACGGACTGACCGCGCACACCGGCTCGGACGGGTCCAGCGACCTGTCCCGCATGGAGAAGGCCGGCTATTCGCCCGCGGGCCCGTCCTCGGAGAACGTCTCCGGACCGGGCCACGCCTCCTCGAAGTCCCACGTCGACGGCTGGATGGCCAGCACCAGGGGCCACCGGGCCGCCATCTTGAACTGCACGTACAAGCAGACCGGGATCGGCACGAGCGGTGAGTACGCCGTCCAGCTCTTCGCCGTCCAGTCGAGGTAG
- a CDS encoding dienelactone hydrolase family protein, whose amino-acid sequence MTTVTTRAVEYPADNLTMIGHLALPAGADRRPAVLIGPEGMGLSHVERRRAEALAELGYVALAFDLHGGRYLSDPEEMLARCMPLLADPDRMRGIGHAALDVLRAESRADLDRIAAIGYGTGGAIALELGRDGVDLRAIGTVNGLTTGRPDEAARIRCPVWAGVGSEDPIMPPAQREAFTAEMQAAGVDWRLTVYGGALHAFHHPPVDHAAPPGVGYHPRHAQRAWRDVVELLAECLPVTQ is encoded by the coding sequence ATGACGACGGTCACCACGCGTGCAGTGGAGTATCCAGCCGACAACCTGACGATGATCGGACACCTCGCGCTCCCGGCCGGTGCCGATCGCCGGCCCGCGGTCCTGATCGGACCCGAGGGGATGGGACTCAGCCACGTCGAGCGCCGCCGGGCCGAGGCCCTGGCGGAGCTGGGGTACGTGGCACTGGCCTTTGACCTACATGGCGGGCGCTACTTGAGCGATCCCGAGGAGATGCTGGCCCGTTGCATGCCGCTGCTCGCCGATCCCGACCGGATGCGGGGCATCGGCCATGCGGCGCTTGACGTGTTGCGCGCCGAATCGCGGGCCGACCTCGACCGCATCGCGGCTATCGGTTACGGCACCGGGGGCGCCATCGCGTTGGAACTCGGGCGCGACGGCGTCGACCTGCGTGCGATCGGGACGGTCAATGGACTGACCACGGGCCGACCGGACGAGGCGGCGCGCATTCGCTGCCCGGTGTGGGCCGGAGTCGGTTCGGAAGACCCGATCATGCCACCCGCGCAACGGGAGGCATTCACCGCCGAGATGCAGGCCGCAGGCGTCGACTGGCGCCTCACGGTCTACGGCGGAGCCTTGCACGCCTTCCACCACCCACCGGTCGACCACGCCGCGCCCCCCGGTGTCGGCTACCACCCGCGGCACGCACAGCGAGCTTGGCGCGACGTCGTCGAGCTGCTCGCCGAGTGCCTACCCGTAACGCAGTGA